A genomic segment from Labrus bergylta chromosome 3, fLabBer1.1, whole genome shotgun sequence encodes:
- the mthfsd gene encoding methenyltetrahydrofolate synthase domain-containing protein isoform X1 has translation MEPAIQIKPGATKWDIRQKVWDYIEENNLANFPRPVHNRIPNFKGAFTACNKVSELQVFTKTSEVKVDPDKTLEGVRMAVLQAQKTLLVPTPRLRTGLFNKITPPQGATKEQLRICSSAQGVKDFSVPVGLDAKVKVDLVVVGSVAVSEKGIRIGKGEGFADLEYGMMVSMGAVNEFTVVVTVVHDCQVVEIPDELRESHDLTVDYILTPTRVIKTNCQFPKPLGIIWTKLNTEKLLKIPILKKLIALEEKAGKDVTLGALPASPEPGPRTIRPTRQTRQRPRQDAEGDFRQERAVDSEQKARQRPARVRKESRGDAGKEGETNERRRGKSGGNFREKVSEEGGSEALSQRKLPVSVTTVYLGGIPAGLRVSELKTALREREATPLRLTWQGAQHRAFLDYTDPQAAEQALEALQGLSLNGSSLQAELAKSQRGGKRSGQDRNRRPRPTAPKSQPAQPDTESAVDVVTEP, from the exons ATGGAGcctgctatacaaataaaaccCG GGGCGACTAAATGGGACATTCGTCAGAAAGTCTGGGACTACATTGAAGAAAATAATCTGGCCAATTTCCCAAGACCTGTTCACAACAGAATCCCAAATTTCAAG GGTGCTTTCACAGCCTGCAACAAGGTGTCTGAGCTGCAGGTTTTCACCAAGACAAGTGAGGTGAAGGTGGATCCTGATAAAACTCTGGAAGGTGTCCGGATGGCAGTGCTACAG GCACAGAAGACTCTGTTGGTCCCAACTCCTCGTCTTCGTACTGGTCTCTTCAATAAGATCACTCCTCCTCAAGGGGCCACCAAAGAACAGCTACGCATATGTTCTTCTGCTCAG GGTGTGAAGGACTTTAGTGTGCCTGTTGGCCTGGATGCAAAGGTGAAGGTGGACTTGGTGGTGGTTGGCTCTGTAGCAGTGTCAGAGAAAG GAATTCGGATTGGAAAAGGAGAGGGTTTTGCTGACTTGGAGTACGGCATGATGGTCTCAATGGGAGCTGTGAATGAGTTTACCGTCGTGGTCACTGTTGTCCACGACTGTCAG GTTGTGGAAATTCCAGATGAGTTAAGAGAAAGTCACGACCTGACTGTGGACTACATCCTCACACCCACCAGAGTGATTAAAACCAACTGCCAGTTCCCTAAGCCACTGGGAATCATCTGGACTAAG TTGAACACAGAAAAGCTGCTGAAGATCCCCATCCTAAAGAAGCTTATTGCTCTTGAGGAAAAGGCCGGAAAGGATGTTACACTGGGGGCCCTGCCTGCTTCACCAGAGCCAGGTCCGCGCACGATTAGACCCACAAGACAAACTAGACAGAGGCCAAGACAGGATGCTGAGGGAGATTTCAGGCAGGAGAGAGCAGTGGACTCAGAACAGAAAGCCAGACAGCGTCCAGCTCGAGTGAGGAAAGAAAGCAGAGGAGATGCAGGTAAAGAGGGTGAAACCAATGAGAGAAGAAGGGGTAAAAGTGGGGGGAACTTTAGGGAGAAGGTCTCAGAGGAGGGTGGAAGTGAAGCGTTATCTCAACGTAAGCTTCCTGTGAGTGTGACCACAGTTTACCTCGGGGGAATCCCTGCTGGGCTGCGTGTCAGTGAGCTGAAAACGGCcctcagagagagggaggcaacACCACTGAGGCTCACCTGGCAGGGAGCTCAGCACAGGGCCTTCCTAGACTACACTGACCCCCAGGCTGCTGAGCAGGCCCTAGAGGCTCTGCAGGGTCTCAGTCTGAACGGCAGCAGTCTGCAGGCTGAGCTGGCCAAGAGCCAGCGGGGAGGCAAGAGGTCCGGACAGGACAGGAACCGGAGACCAAGACCAACAGCTCCGAAATCCCAACCAGCACAGCCGGATACTGAGAGTGCCGTCGATGTGGTGACTGAGCCATAG
- the mthfsd gene encoding methenyltetrahydrofolate synthase domain-containing protein isoform X2, which yields MEPAIQIKPGATKWDIRQKVWDYIEENNLANFPRPVHNRIPNFKGATQACNKLPDLQEFKSSQTVKVNPDRPQLQARFVTLEAQKTLLVPTPRLRTGLFNKITPPQGATKEQLRICSSAQGVKDFSVPVGLDAKVKVDLVVVGSVAVSEKGIRIGKGEGFADLEYGMMVSMGAVNEFTVVVTVVHDCQVVEIPDELRESHDLTVDYILTPTRVIKTNCQFPKPLGIIWTKLNTEKLLKIPILKKLIALEEKAGKDVTLGALPASPEPGPRTIRPTRQTRQRPRQDAEGDFRQERAVDSEQKARQRPARVRKESRGDAGKEGETNERRRGKSGGNFREKVSEEGGSEALSQRKLPVSVTTVYLGGIPAGLRVSELKTALREREATPLRLTWQGAQHRAFLDYTDPQAAEQALEALQGLSLNGSSLQAELAKSQRGGKRSGQDRNRRPRPTAPKSQPAQPDTESAVDVVTEP from the exons ATGGAGcctgctatacaaataaaaccCG GGGCGACTAAATGGGACATTCGTCAGAAAGTCTGGGACTACATTGAAGAAAATAATCTGGCCAATTTCCCAAGACCTGTTCACAACAGAATCCCAAATTTCAAG GGTGCAACGCAAGCATGCAACAAGCTTCCAGACCTGCAGGAGTTCAAGTCCAGCCAGACAGTCAAAGTTAACCCAGACAGACCGCAGCTGCAGGCACGCTTTGTTACTCTGGAA GCACAGAAGACTCTGTTGGTCCCAACTCCTCGTCTTCGTACTGGTCTCTTCAATAAGATCACTCCTCCTCAAGGGGCCACCAAAGAACAGCTACGCATATGTTCTTCTGCTCAG GGTGTGAAGGACTTTAGTGTGCCTGTTGGCCTGGATGCAAAGGTGAAGGTGGACTTGGTGGTGGTTGGCTCTGTAGCAGTGTCAGAGAAAG GAATTCGGATTGGAAAAGGAGAGGGTTTTGCTGACTTGGAGTACGGCATGATGGTCTCAATGGGAGCTGTGAATGAGTTTACCGTCGTGGTCACTGTTGTCCACGACTGTCAG GTTGTGGAAATTCCAGATGAGTTAAGAGAAAGTCACGACCTGACTGTGGACTACATCCTCACACCCACCAGAGTGATTAAAACCAACTGCCAGTTCCCTAAGCCACTGGGAATCATCTGGACTAAG TTGAACACAGAAAAGCTGCTGAAGATCCCCATCCTAAAGAAGCTTATTGCTCTTGAGGAAAAGGCCGGAAAGGATGTTACACTGGGGGCCCTGCCTGCTTCACCAGAGCCAGGTCCGCGCACGATTAGACCCACAAGACAAACTAGACAGAGGCCAAGACAGGATGCTGAGGGAGATTTCAGGCAGGAGAGAGCAGTGGACTCAGAACAGAAAGCCAGACAGCGTCCAGCTCGAGTGAGGAAAGAAAGCAGAGGAGATGCAGGTAAAGAGGGTGAAACCAATGAGAGAAGAAGGGGTAAAAGTGGGGGGAACTTTAGGGAGAAGGTCTCAGAGGAGGGTGGAAGTGAAGCGTTATCTCAACGTAAGCTTCCTGTGAGTGTGACCACAGTTTACCTCGGGGGAATCCCTGCTGGGCTGCGTGTCAGTGAGCTGAAAACGGCcctcagagagagggaggcaacACCACTGAGGCTCACCTGGCAGGGAGCTCAGCACAGGGCCTTCCTAGACTACACTGACCCCCAGGCTGCTGAGCAGGCCCTAGAGGCTCTGCAGGGTCTCAGTCTGAACGGCAGCAGTCTGCAGGCTGAGCTGGCCAAGAGCCAGCGGGGAGGCAAGAGGTCCGGACAGGACAGGAACCGGAGACCAAGACCAACAGCTCCGAAATCCCAACCAGCACAGCCGGATACTGAGAGTGCCGTCGATGTGGTGACTGAGCCATAG